In Corynebacterium frankenforstense DSM 45800, the DNA window ATCTGCCCGGGTACCGCCGTCAATTACATTCAACCCAAAGTTGGCGGGTTAATCGAATCCCGCGGTGGATACCTCACACGTCAGACTAGAACAGGGGTGAAAGGTCTCGTGTCGCCCGTCACTTCCGTGCGCAGGCAACTTTAGTTTCGATTCCGGTGATCTGCGGCTACGACCGGGCATGCGAAACTTACTTGAGTTGCGAAGGAACTCAACCAGGCCCCCGAAAGGGGGTGGAACAAAAATTGACGACGTCGCGGTGGTAGCCCTAGGCGTCCGGGCGCGCGGTGCGCGCCTCGGTGTTGAGGTACTCGAAAAGCTCCTGCTCGATCGGTGACTCGAGCGTCAGGTCCATCGAGACGACGTCCTTCTTGACGTGATCCTTATCGGGAAGCGTTGTGGCTTCGGGGTTATCGGCCGAGACGCGACCGAGGTAGAAGAAGTCGGAGCCTTCGGCATCGCTTTTCTTAACAAAGAGCGGCATGTCGACTTCATTGGCGGCCATCGGAGCAACATCCGAGCTGGCCAGCGTGCGCCCGTGCTTGGAGTACCAGTGCATCACACTGGGGGTGATCAATTGGTCGGGGTAGCGCACGTCAACATCGAGCTCTTGGGCCTTGTTATGTGTGACGAAGATCGGGCAGGTCTGAGTATCGGCGTCGAGCTTGTAGCCGTACATCGTGCCTTCCTGGTTTTTCGCCCAGCACAGCAGGCGACAGACATCGCGGCGGGTGTAGCGCCGGCCAACGACCAGATGTCCATCCCATTGACCGGTCTGGCGGCAACGCATCAGTCCAGTGGCGAGCACGTCATCGACATGATCGCGGAAGGATGCGGGGTTCCACTCGTGCTTGGCGCTGGGGGAGTAGGCCTCGTAGAGGTCTCGGAACTTCGGGTGCAGTCGGTATTTACCGCGAACCACATCGATAATGGGCGTGCGGCCATAGGCGTCTTTGAGCTGCTCGTTAAAGAACTCCAGCGTGAGAACCCGCTCGGTGTGCGTGATAACCGCATCGTCAGAGCGAGTGTTGTTCTCGCGAAGGAGTTCACGGAAGTCATCGCGGGTAAGTTCGCCGACTTCGAGGAGCCTCTGCAGAAGAAGAATCTCGTGCGGGCGAATACCCTTAAGCAGCTCCGCGGAAAGCATGCTCAAATATGACTCTTCTGCAGCGCTCGGAGCCATGTCCTTTGACAGGAACTTCAGAGAGACCAGAAGCGTCCAGTAGTTCCGTGGCCGCTCGGTGGTCGCGAGTACGTAGGGATCGAGCGAGTCGAAGCGCAGGAAGTGTCGCAGCTGGGGAATCCGATTGAGGCGGTCGCGAAGCAATGTAATGGCTGCGCGCAGCTCGCGCCGGCCCGTGAGCCGAGCGCTGTCGATGGCATGCAGGACGCGCTGCTGGGCGATGCGATCGAAGCTAATGGTCGAGCCACCGGCGGTCACTGTCGGCGTCATGGTGTCGCGGCGCGCGCCTTCTTTGGTGCCGGTGTTATCGCCGGTCAGTGCCAACGGGATCATGTAGTTATTCGCGTAGTTACCGATGAAGTCGAGCACGCGAACGTGGTCTTTACCTGCAGCCTTGCGCAGGCCGCGACCGAGCTGCTGGGTGAAGATAATGCGGGATTTTGTCTCGCGCAGCATGACAATCTGGTTGAGCTCGGGAATATCGACGCCTTCATTAAAGATGTCGACGGTGAGCAGATAGTCCAGGCGTCCGGCCTGGAGTTCCTCGACCGCCTGCTGGCGCTCCTCGTTCGTGGAGCTGCCTGTCAGCGCGCGTGTACGTAGCGGCTTGCCGTACACGAGTTGGCCATTGAGCTCCTCTGCCAGGAGCTGGCACTCGTCGACACGGCTGCAGAAGATCAGTCCCTTAGCGCCTTCGGCATGCCCATAGGTCTGCAGGTTGTCGACGATGCTGCGCACACGGCTGGAATCCGTCAGCGCGCCGAGTGAAATCTGCTCGCCGGTCTTGGTTCCTTCGCTATCGACGGGATCGGCGATGCCGTAGTAGTGGAACGGCACGAGCATTCGGCCTTTGAGCGCCTTGTCGAGGCGGATCTCGTAGGGGACGTTGTAGTCGAAGAGCTCGAAGACGTTGAAGTTATCGGTGCGCTCGGGAGTCGCGGTCAGCCCGAGGAGAAACTCGGGCTCGAAGTGGTCGACGACCTTGCGATAGGACTTGGCACCAGAGCGGTGAACCTCGTCGATGACGATGTAATCGAAGGCCTTCTTAGCGAACTGCAACAGGTGCTCGTCGCGCGAGATGGTCTGGATGGTGGCGAAGAGATATTTCGCGTCCAGGTCATAGGTGCCACCGGAGTAAAAGCCAAAGGCCGAATCGGGTTCCTCGAGAACCTTCTGGAACTCGAGCTTTGCCTTGGCGAGGATGTCCGCGCTGTGCACGATAAAGAGCATTCGCTTCGGGGCGAACTGGCGCACCGCGAGGGCTGCGAGAATGGTCTTTCCGGTACCGGTGGCGGAAATGACTACGGCCCGTTGCTCGCCGGCATCGACAACGCGCTGAATTTGCTCGAGCGCATCAGACTGCATGACATTCGGCAGGATCCGCGTGCGGCCGTTAATGCGCTCGCCAACCCCAGAGTCGGTAACGACAAAGTCGCGGTGGTGGCGCGTCTGCTCGTAGTTTTCAATCCATTCGGCGCTCAAGGCGACCGAAGTGGACTTCTGATAGGCCACGGCCTTATCGATCTGCTCGACAATGTCGCCGCCGGGCAGGGCAGAGAACTTCAAGTTCCATTCCTGGTTAGTGCTGAGCGCACTGCCGGTGACATCCGAGCTGCCGACGATGGCAGTCATACC includes these proteins:
- a CDS encoding DUF3427 domain-containing protein, yielding MNRLTEALNLDTRFGFLDRALPAGQIFNPELIVNASTDSAAPNTGEDRSMLAAIKNELRQANEFIFSVAFIAPSGLAPLKQQLLDFTGRGTIITSRYLDFNEPAVFRELLQLTEDNPNIEVLIHEDVDHGFHAKGYIFRHEVGMTAIVGSSDVTGSALSTNQEWNLKFSALPGGDIVEQIDKAVAYQKSTSVALSAEWIENYEQTRHHRDFVVTDSGVGERINGRTRILPNVMQSDALEQIQRVVDAGEQRAVVISATGTGKTILAALAVRQFAPKRMLFIVHSADILAKAKLEFQKVLEEPDSAFGFYSGGTYDLDAKYLFATIQTISRDEHLLQFAKKAFDYIVIDEVHRSGAKSYRKVVDHFEPEFLLGLTATPERTDNFNVFELFDYNVPYEIRLDKALKGRMLVPFHYYGIADPVDSEGTKTGEQISLGALTDSSRVRSIVDNLQTYGHAEGAKGLIFCSRVDECQLLAEELNGQLVYGKPLRTRALTGSSTNEERQQAVEELQAGRLDYLLTVDIFNEGVDIPELNQIVMLRETKSRIIFTQQLGRGLRKAAGKDHVRVLDFIGNYANNYMIPLALTGDNTGTKEGARRDTMTPTVTAGGSTISFDRIAQQRVLHAIDSARLTGRRELRAAITLLRDRLNRIPQLRHFLRFDSLDPYVLATTERPRNYWTLLVSLKFLSKDMAPSAAEESYLSMLSAELLKGIRPHEILLLQRLLEVGELTRDDFRELLRENNTRSDDAVITHTERVLTLEFFNEQLKDAYGRTPIIDVVRGKYRLHPKFRDLYEAYSPSAKHEWNPASFRDHVDDVLATGLMRCRQTGQWDGHLVVGRRYTRRDVCRLLCWAKNQEGTMYGYKLDADTQTCPIFVTHNKAQELDVDVRYPDQLITPSVMHWYSKHGRTLASSDVAPMAANEVDMPLFVKKSDAEGSDFFYLGRVSADNPEATTLPDKDHVKKDVVSMDLTLESPIEQELFEYLNTEARTARPDA